A region of Argentina anserina chromosome 5, drPotAnse1.1, whole genome shotgun sequence DNA encodes the following proteins:
- the LOC126794013 gene encoding dehydrogenase/reductase SDR family member FEY-like isoform X1 — MATSSSELKEEVKKKNKEGLGWIEWLRGWFYVVYELLFQRITASHLLNPMPLPPVNDLTCIVTGSTSGIGRETARQLAEAGAHVVMAVRNTKAAEELIQKWQNEWSGMGLPLNIEVMELDLLSLDSVVRFCEAWNARSGPLHVLINNAGIFSIGEPQRFSKDGYEEHLQVNHLAPALLSVLLLPSLIRGSPSRIVNVNSVMHYVGFVDTNDMNVVSGKRKYTSLVGYSSSKLAQIMFSSVLHKRLPAEAGICVTCVSPGVVQTNVARDLPRIVQAGYRLIPYFIFIPQEGSRSALFAATDPQVPEYCQLLKSDDFPVCAFISQDCNPTNPSEEAHNVETSHEVWEKTFEMIGLPSDAVERLIEGEEFACRYGAHNE, encoded by the exons ATGGCAACGTCCTCATCTGAATTGAAAGAGgaagtgaagaagaagaacaaggagGGATTGGGGTGGATAGAGTGGCTGAGAGGTTGGTTTTATGTGGTGTATGAATTGCTGTTCCAGAGAATCACTGCCAGCCATTTGCTGAACCCAATGCCTTTACCTCCTGTCAACGATCTCACATGTATTGTTACTGGATCCACTAGCGGTATCGGCCGTGAAACTGCGAG GCAGTTAGCGGAGGCTGGTGCACATGTTGTAATGGCAGTGAGAAACACCAAAGCAGCCGAGGAGCTGATTCAAAAGTGGCAAAATGAATGGTCAGGAATGGGCCTTCCTCTCAATATTGAG GTGATGGAACTTGATCTACTCTCCTTGGATTCTGTTGTAAGATTTTGTGAAGCGTGGAATGCACGATCTGGACCTCTGCATGTTCTAATCAACAATGCTGGGATATTTTCCATTGGAG AGCCACAAAGATTTTCAAAAGATGGATATGAAGAGCACTTACAAGTGAATCATCTGGCTCCAGCACTGCTATCAGTATTGCTACTGCCATCCCTTATTAGAGGCTCTCCAAGTCGAATTGTTAATGTCAACTCCGTT ATGCATTATGTTGGGTTCGTTGATACAAATGACATGAATGTTGTTTCtgggaaaagaaaatatacaaGCTTAGTGGGTTATTCGAGCAGCAAGCTCGCACAG ATCATGTTTAGTAGCGTCTTACATAAGCGCCTGCCTGCTGAAGCTGGTATTTGTGTAACTTGTGTTTCTCCTGGTGTTGTCCAGACAAATGTA GCCAGGGATCTTCCCAGAATCGTTCAAGCTGGTTATCGTTTGATACCCTACTTTATCTTTATCCCTCAAGAAG GTTCAAGGAGTGCTCTCTTTGCAGCCACTGATCCTCAGGTTCCAGAGTACTGTCAATTGTTGAAATCAGATGACTTTCCTGTTTGCGCATTCATTTCACAAGATTGCAATCCAACCAATCCTTCTGAAGAAGCTCATAATGTTGAGACTTCACACGAAGTGTGGGAAAAGACATTTGAGATGATTGGCCTTCCATCTGATGCTGTGGAGAGGCTTATAGAAGGGGAAGAATTTGCATGCAGATATGGGGCTCATAATGAGTAA
- the LOC126794013 gene encoding dehydrogenase/reductase SDR family member FEY-like isoform X2, with amino-acid sequence MATSSSELKEEVKKKNKEGLGWIEWLRGWFYVVYELLFQRITASHLLNPMPLPPVNDLTCIVTGSTSGIGRETARQLAEAGAHVVMAVRNTKAAEELIQKWQNEWSGMGLPLNIEVMELDLLSLDSVVRFCEAWNARSGPLHVLINNAGIFSIGEPQRFSKDGYEEHLQVNHLAPALLSVLLLPSLIRGSPSRIVNVNSVMHYVGFVDTNDMNVVSGKRKYTSLVGYSSSKLAQIMFSSVLHKRLPAEAGICVTCVSPGVVQTNVARDLPRIVQAGYRLIPYFIFIPQEGSLLLAYRNPQKY; translated from the exons ATGGCAACGTCCTCATCTGAATTGAAAGAGgaagtgaagaagaagaacaaggagGGATTGGGGTGGATAGAGTGGCTGAGAGGTTGGTTTTATGTGGTGTATGAATTGCTGTTCCAGAGAATCACTGCCAGCCATTTGCTGAACCCAATGCCTTTACCTCCTGTCAACGATCTCACATGTATTGTTACTGGATCCACTAGCGGTATCGGCCGTGAAACTGCGAG GCAGTTAGCGGAGGCTGGTGCACATGTTGTAATGGCAGTGAGAAACACCAAAGCAGCCGAGGAGCTGATTCAAAAGTGGCAAAATGAATGGTCAGGAATGGGCCTTCCTCTCAATATTGAG GTGATGGAACTTGATCTACTCTCCTTGGATTCTGTTGTAAGATTTTGTGAAGCGTGGAATGCACGATCTGGACCTCTGCATGTTCTAATCAACAATGCTGGGATATTTTCCATTGGAG AGCCACAAAGATTTTCAAAAGATGGATATGAAGAGCACTTACAAGTGAATCATCTGGCTCCAGCACTGCTATCAGTATTGCTACTGCCATCCCTTATTAGAGGCTCTCCAAGTCGAATTGTTAATGTCAACTCCGTT ATGCATTATGTTGGGTTCGTTGATACAAATGACATGAATGTTGTTTCtgggaaaagaaaatatacaaGCTTAGTGGGTTATTCGAGCAGCAAGCTCGCACAG ATCATGTTTAGTAGCGTCTTACATAAGCGCCTGCCTGCTGAAGCTGGTATTTGTGTAACTTGTGTTTCTCCTGGTGTTGTCCAGACAAATGTA GCCAGGGATCTTCCCAGAATCGTTCAAGCTGGTTATCGTTTGATACCCTACTTTATCTTTATCCCTCAAGAAG GGAGCCTTTTGCTGGCCTACCGTAATCCACAGAAGTATTGA